The Phaeobacter sp. A36a-5a genomic interval TCCGGCTTTACCGCATGGGGGGTGGAGATCGCACAGGAGCTGGGTCTCACTTTGATCGGGCGGATGCGGGGGCAGCGGTTTATCTGCCTGTCGGGAGAGGATCGGCTGATCCGGGATGTGGATCCGGCAAAGGTGCCGGTTGAGGCAAAAGCGCATCGGCGCAAGAGTGCGGACCACTAGGCGCAGACCGCCCGCGATATGGTCAGCAGACGATGTGGCATCAGGCGCAGAGAGGAGATGTCGTGAAACAAAGCAAACCATTGGGCATCATCCTTGCTGGCGGGTTGGCCACAAGGATGGGTGGCGGTGACAAGGGACGCTTGCGGATTGGGGGACGCAGTCTGATTTCCCATGTGATCGACCGTCTGTCGCCGCAGGTCGAGCGTATCGCGCTGAATGCCAATGGTGATCCTGCGCGCTTTGCCGATCTTGCGTTGCCGGTGATCGCCGACAGTATCGACGGCTTCGCAGGTCCTCTGGCGGGCGTGCTTGCCGGGTTGGACTGGGCGGCAGCGCAGGGAGCCGAGAGCATTGTCACGGTGGCTGCCGACACGCCGTTCTTCCCAAAGGATCTGGTTCAGCGGCTAAAGGAGAGCGCCGCCGGGCAGCAATATCCGCTGGTGCTGGCGACAACGCCAAAGTCCGGCGAGGAACATCTGAAATCCGGTGGCGGCGGCCGGGTGAACCGGCATCCGACCTTTGGTCTTTGGCCTGTTGCCCTGCGCGATGACCTGCGCGCGGCGCTGGAGGGCGGCCTGCGCAAGGTGGTTTTGTGGACAGACCGTCACGGCGGCCAGGAGGCCCTGTTTGAGGCGGATCCGTTTGATCCGTTTTTCAACGTCAATACGCCTGAGGACCTGGCCCGGGCGGAGGCCTTGCTGCGATGAAAATATATGGCGTCACCGGCTGGAAGAACTGTGGCAAGACCGGGCTGATGGAGCGGTTGGTGGCTGAGTTCTGCAGACGTGGTCTTACCGTGTCGACCTTGAAACATGCCCACCACAGCACTGATGTGGATCAACCCGGTACTGACAGCCATCGCCACCGGATGGCGGGTGCCGCCGAGGTGATCCTTGCCTCGCCCAATCGGGTGGCGATCATGCAGGAGCTGCGTGGCATGGCCGAACCCAGCTTTACCGAGCTGCTGGCCCGTCTGCGGCCTGTGGATCTGGTGCTGGTCGAGGGGTTCAAACGCGAGGTGCATCCGAAGATTGAGGCCTATCGCACAGCGGCGGGCCAGCCGCTCATCGCGCCTGAGGACCGGTCCATTCGTGCCGTTGCCAGTGACATTCCGCTGCATCTGGACAGGCCGGTTTTCGATCTGGACGACACGGTGGCGATTGCCGATTTCATCGCCGGGGAGATTTCCCTTTGAGCGGATGGCAGAGCTTTGCCATGGTGGATTGGTCTGGTGGCAACGACCGCGGGCCAAGCCCTTGCAAGGATTCCATCTGGGCCAGCGTCAGCCACGATGGATCAGCGGATGAACCGGTATATCTGCGCAATCGGCAGCTGGCGGAGCTGTGGCTCACCGAGCTGGTCGAGGCAGAACTGACCGCCGGGCGTCGCCTGATGCTTGGGTTTGATTTCCCCTTTGGCTATCCGGCGGGGTTTTGCGATGCAATCACGGGTTCGGATGATCCTCTTGGCCTGTGGGACTGGTTTGAGACACATATTGAGGATGCGCCAAAGTCTAACAACCGCTTTGATCTGGCGGGGGCGATCAATCGCCGCTTTGGTGGGCAAGGGCCATTCTGGGCCAATGGGCTGGCCCGCGACATCGACGGTTTGCCGCGTCGCAAGGACCGCTATCGCAACCCGTTCCCGGACCGCCGCGCGGTTGAGCATCGGGCCAAGGGCAGCTTTACCTGCTGGCAGATGGCCGGGGCAGGTGCCGTGGGCAGCCAGGTGATGATGGGCCTGCCGGTTCTGTCACGCCTGCGAAAGCGTTTTGCCGGGCAGGTCGCTGTCTGGCCGTTTGAATCCCTGGACACGCCGGTGGCTCTGGTGGAGATCTGGCCGACCCTTCTGGCAGGCCCCGCGCCGGATCACTGGATCAAGGATGCCTGGCAGGTGCATAAGGTGTCCCTAGAATTGTCGGGCCTGCACATGGCAGAGTTGGACCAGTTATTGACCGTCACAGCGCCCGAAGAGGGCTGGATCCTGGGAGTGGACTAGATATGAGCCTTGCCCCGCCACCCCTGCGTAATGATTGCTTTGCTCTGCCGGCAGGCGTCGATTGGACACCGGTGGATGACGCGCTGGATCACTTGCGGCGAAATCTCACGGCAGTGACGGCGGCAGAGGTTCTGCCATTGGGGCAGGCTTTGGGGCGGGTTCTGGCTGAGGATGTTTTTGCCGCGCGCAGCAACCCGCCGCAGGCGAACACGGCCGTGGATGGCTACGGGTTTGCGGGTCCCGCCGGAGAGGGGCCGCAGGTGATGCCGCTGAGCGAGGGGCGTGCGGCGGCGGGGCTGGCCCATGAAGGCGAGGTTGCTCCCGGGCAGGCCATCCGCATTCTGACAGGGGCGGCGTTGCCTAGGGGGGTTGATACCGTCATTCTTGAAGAGGACGTAACCTGCGATGGTGCGCAGATTGCTTTTCACGGACCACTTAAACTGGGCGCCAATACTCGCCGGGCTGGCGAAGATGCCGCCGTCGGCGATCGGATCCTGACTAAGGGTCGGGTGGTGACCCCTGCGGATCTGGCGCTGGCCTCTGCCACGGGATTGTCTGAGCTACCGGTGCGGCAAATGCTGCGGGTGGGTGTGCTATCGACGGGAGATGAACTGGTCGAGCCGGGTGAGACGGCTGCGGCAGGGCAGATTTACGATGCCAATCGCCCGATGCTGCTCGCGCTGCTGGCAAAGATGGGGTTCGACGCTGTGGATCTGGGCAAAGCTGCCGACGATCGCGCCGCTCTGCGACGTCGCCTGGACGCTGCGGCTGAGGCGGTGGATGTGATCCTGACAAGTGGTGGTGCCTCTGCCGGGGATGAGGATCATATGTCGGCGCTGCTGCGCGAAAGCGGGGCCATGCAGCAATGGCGGATTGCCCTGAAACCGGGCCGACCGCTGGCGCTGGGGATTTGGCAGGGAACGCCGGTGTTCGGTCTGCCGGGCAATCCGGTGGCCGCGATGGTCTGCACGTTGATCTTTGCCCGCCCTGCGATGGGGCTGATGGCGGGGGCAAGCTGGGCTGAGCCGCAGGGGTTTGATTTGCCAGCCGCCTTTGAGAAACGCAAAAAGCCGGGACGGCGAGAATATTTGCGCGCCCGTGTACGCAACGGTCAGGTTGAGGTCTTCAAATCAGAAGGGTCGGGCCGTGTCAGTTCGCTGAGTTGGGCCGAAGGTCTGGTGGAACTGGCGGATGCCGCTGCGGTGATTCAGCCGGGGGATCCCGTCCGTTTTATTCCCTACGCCAGTTTTGGCATGTAACCGGAGCGCGGGCGGAAACCGTCAGTCAAAGGTGCCAGCGACCCGCCCCAGCAGCATGAAGGCGCGGGCGGTGCGGGTTTCGCCAAGCGATGATATCTCGGCGTCGCTGGCCTCTTGTTCAAATTCCGCCAGCATCTGGTCAAAGCGGCGCAGGAAATGATGTGCGGCATCGCGAAAGATCGGATCCTGTTTCATCCGCGCATTTGTCAGGGCAAGTGAGCTGCGATCCCTCACGCCGCCCAATGCGGCAACGGCGCGACCGCGTGTGCCCTGGGCGAACTGTCGCCAGATCTCTGGTCGGGCCATATCGGGGCGCAGGTCGTCCATGTAGATGCCATCCTGGCTGAGCAGGGTGAGCACATCCTGCGCGGCCTGAATGATCTGGGCGGCTTTGCGGTCCCGCAAGGCAAGGCGCAGGGCGGCAAAGCCTTCCTCGTCTTCGGCGGTTTCAGGAAAATTCAGGGCCCGGATCAATTGCGGAGCAGGCAGCGGGGCTGCAAAATCCTCGGCGGGTGTGCCAAGCGCCAGCAATCCCTGATCGGTCGCGTCGCCGCCCGTCGCCGCGGTGGTGGATATGCCCGGCATGGGTCGATCACGGCGGCTGGTGTGAAATGTCGCGAGGGCGGTTTCCGTCTTGCGGGTCGCGGCGGCAATCTCGTCCAACTTGCGTGTGACGGAGGGTTCTGAGACCGAAGCCGCCTGCTGCGCATGGGCGATATAGGCGTTGCGCATTCCGTCGATGGCAGCGTGCAGGCGCTGCGATTCATCCCGCATCACCTGGGCGGATCGCAGGGCGATAGCACCGACCCAGATCAGGAGGACAGGCAGGACCACAGCGACGATCCGCAGCAGGATATCCGACCATCCCGCCGCAGGCGTCGCGTCAGGCGTACCACCCAGCACGAAAACTGCGACAACCACGAGCAGCCACAACGCGCTCAACGCAAGCGCCGCAGCCTCGATCAGGCCAAAGACCGGTCGTTCCGGCGGCGCGTCGAGGGCGCTGGTGGGCGGCTTTGCAGCGGTGGAACTGGTGCGGGTCATACTGTTGCTCGAAACAGAGGGTGGCGAGAGAGGTT includes:
- the mobA gene encoding molybdenum cofactor guanylyltransferase MobA; its protein translation is MWHQAQRGDVVKQSKPLGIILAGGLATRMGGGDKGRLRIGGRSLISHVIDRLSPQVERIALNANGDPARFADLALPVIADSIDGFAGPLAGVLAGLDWAAAQGAESIVTVAADTPFFPKDLVQRLKESAAGQQYPLVLATTPKSGEEHLKSGGGGRVNRHPTFGLWPVALRDDLRAALEGGLRKVVLWTDRHGGQEALFEADPFDPFFNVNTPEDLARAEALLR
- a CDS encoding molybdopterin guanine dinucleotide synthesis, whose protein sequence is MSGWQSFAMVDWSGGNDRGPSPCKDSIWASVSHDGSADEPVYLRNRQLAELWLTELVEAELTAGRRLMLGFDFPFGYPAGFCDAITGSDDPLGLWDWFETHIEDAPKSNNRFDLAGAINRRFGGQGPFWANGLARDIDGLPRRKDRYRNPFPDRRAVEHRAKGSFTCWQMAGAGAVGSQVMMGLPVLSRLRKRFAGQVAVWPFESLDTPVALVEIWPTLLAGPAPDHWIKDAWQVHKVSLELSGLHMAELDQLLTVTAPEEGWILGVD
- the mobB gene encoding molybdopterin-guanine dinucleotide biosynthesis protein B, with product MKIYGVTGWKNCGKTGLMERLVAEFCRRGLTVSTLKHAHHSTDVDQPGTDSHRHRMAGAAEVILASPNRVAIMQELRGMAEPSFTELLARLRPVDLVLVEGFKREVHPKIEAYRTAAGQPLIAPEDRSIRAVASDIPLHLDRPVFDLDDTVAIADFIAGEISL
- a CDS encoding molybdopterin-binding protein, whose translation is MSLAPPPLRNDCFALPAGVDWTPVDDALDHLRRNLTAVTAAEVLPLGQALGRVLAEDVFAARSNPPQANTAVDGYGFAGPAGEGPQVMPLSEGRAAAGLAHEGEVAPGQAIRILTGAALPRGVDTVILEEDVTCDGAQIAFHGPLKLGANTRRAGEDAAVGDRILTKGRVVTPADLALASATGLSELPVRQMLRVGVLSTGDELVEPGETAAAGQIYDANRPMLLALLAKMGFDAVDLGKAADDRAALRRRLDAAAEAVDVILTSGGASAGDEDHMSALLRESGAMQQWRIALKPGRPLALGIWQGTPVFGLPGNPVAAMVCTLIFARPAMGLMAGASWAEPQGFDLPAAFEKRKKPGRREYLRARVRNGQVEVFKSEGSGRVSSLSWAEGLVELADAAAVIQPGDPVRFIPYASFGM